The genomic segment ACCCAGTTTGTTTTTGGTTTGACTCTCGAACACCGGGTCCTGGAGCTTGATCGACACAGCGCCCAGGATGCCCTCACGGACGTCCTCCCCGGCAAAGTTTTTCTTCGCAAACTCGTTCACGCCCTTGAGCACCCCCTCGCGGAACGCACTCTGATGAGTTCCTCCGTCAGTCGTGTACTGACCGTTCACGAAGGCGAAGTAGTTCTCGCCATAGGTGTTGGTATGGGTAAAAGCGAATTCCAACAGTTTGTCCTTGCAGTGCGCAATATCGTAAAGGGACTCACTCTCCCCAATCTCATCGCGCAACAGATCCGCGAGACCGTTCGTGCTATGGAATTTTTTTCCGTTGTAGATGAGGCTGAGGCCCGAGTTCAAATAGGCGTAGAAGTTCAGCCGATGGGCGATGAACTCCTCATTCCAGCCATACTCACCAAATATTTTCGGATCGGGCGTGAAGGTGACGAGAGTCCCCGAACGCTCGTCCGCGGCCTTGCCCTTCTTTTCCTTGAGGAGCTTCCCCTCCGCGAAGGCAGCGCTGCGAAACTTCCCATCGCGGTAGCTCGTGACCTCGAAATCGCAGGAAAGAGCGTTTACGGCCTTGCTCCCGACTCCGTTGAGGCCGACCGAAAACTGAAAGACATCGTCATTGTACTTGCCCCCGGTGTTGATCTGGCTGACGCAGTCCACGAGTTTTCCGAGTGGAATGCCGCGACCGAAGTCTCGCACCGTTACCGATTCGCCGTGGCGGGAAATCTCGATCCGCTTGCCTTCCCCCATGATGAATTCGTCGACGGAGTTGTCGATCACTTCTTTGAGCATCACATAGATGCCGTCGAGAGGATGATTGCCGTCTCCCAGTCGCCCGATGTACATGCCCGTGCGCAGGCGGATGTGTTCGAGGGCATCGAGGGTCCGAATCGCAGCCTCGTCGTACTTCACCGCCTGCTTGGCTTTTTTC from the Myxococcales bacterium genome contains:
- a CDS encoding type IIA DNA topoisomerase subunit B, translating into MAKTTAKTAAKKKAKQAVKYDEAAIRTLDALEHIRLRTGMYIGRLGDGNHPLDGIYVMLKEVIDNSVDEFIMGEGKRIEISRHGESVTVRDFGRGIPLGKLVDCVSQINTGGKYNDDVFQFSVGLNGVGSKAVNALSCDFEVTSYRDGKFRSAAFAEGKLLKEKKGKAADERSGTLVTFTPDPKIFGEYGWNEEFIAHRLNFYAYLNSGLSLIYNGKKFHSTNGLADLLRDEIGESESLYDIAHCKDKLLEFAFTHTNTYGENYFAFVNGQYTTDGGTHQSAFREGVLKGVNEFAKKNFAGEDVREGILGAVSIKLQDPVFESQTKNKLGSTDVRSWIVPAVKKQVVLWLHKHPADAAQVLEKISMNERLRKELSSIKKEARDRAKKVTIRIPKLIDCKVHYNDAKGSRRDETSIFLAEGDSAGGVMIPSRDVQTQAIFSLKGKPLNCQGLKRDAVYKNEELYNIMRALGIEDGIEGLRYNKIILATDADVDGMHIRNLLITYFCRYFEELVIKDHLYILETPLFRVRNKKETRYCYSEKERDKALAEIRDPEITRFKGLGEISPKEFGQFIGERMRLVPITAKNMGEVPVVLDFFMGKNTPERKEFIIEHLIETVL